The Mesorhizobium sp. B2-8-5 genome segment AGCTGGGCGGAAGCCTTCGCCGCCATCAAGGACGAGGTGGGCAAGGCGACGCCCGAGCGGATCGGCGCGATCGCCGGCGACCTCGCGGCGGTCGAGGAAATCTACGCGCTCAAGCTTTTGATGGCGGCGCTCGGCTCGAAGAACATCGACTGCCGCCAGGATGGCGCCGCGCTCGATCCGTCGCTCGGCCGCGCCAGCTACATCTTCAATCCGACCATCGAAGGCATCGAGCAGGCCGACGCGGTGCTGATCATCGGCGCCAATCCGCGCTTCGAAGCCTCGGTGCTCAATGCCCGCATCCGCAAGCGCTGGCGCGTCGGCAACCTGCCGGTCGGCGTGATCGGCGAGATCGGCGACACCCGCTATGACTATGAGCTGATCGGCGCCGGCCCCGAATCCCTGAAGGGCCTCGCCGACGGCAACGGCAAATTCTTCGAGGTGCTGAGCAAGGCCACGCATCCGCTGATCATCGTCGGCCAGGGCGCGCTGGCGCGCACGGACGGCGCGGCGGTGCTCGGCCAGGCGGCAAAGCTCGCGGCCGCTGTCAACGCGGTCACCGCCGACTGGAACGGCTTTGCCGTGCTGCACAACGCCGCGGCAAGAGTCGGCGGCCTCGATGTCGGCTTCGTGCCGGGCGAGGGCGGCAAGGATGTCGCCAGCATGCTGGGCGATACCGATGTGCTCTTCCTGCTTGGCGCCGACGAGATCGACATGGCCAGGACCGGCGGCGCCTTCGTCGTCTATATCGGCACGCATGGCGATGCCGGCGCGCATCGCGCCAATGTCATCCTGCCGGCCGCCGCCTACACCGAGAAGTCCGGCACCTATGTCAACACGGAAGGCCGCGTGCAGCAGACCAACCGCGCCGGCTTCGCCCCTGGCGAGGCGCGCGAGGACTGGGCGATCCTGCGGGCGCTCTCCGACGTGCTCGGCAGGAAGCTGCCCTTCGATTCGCTGGCGCAGTTGCGCGCCAAGCTCTATGGCGAGTTCCCGCATCTCGCCCGCATCGACCAGGTGCTGGCCGGCAGCGCCGACGATGTCGCCAAGGCGGCGAAGCTCGGCGGCCGGCTGAACAAGGGCACTTTCACCTCGCCGGTGAAGGACTTCTATCTCACCAACCCGATCGCGCGGGCGTCGGCCGTGATGGCCGAGTGCTCGGCGTTGGCCAAGAGCGGCTTCAAGCAGGCGGCGGAATAAGCATGGAAACCTTCTTCTTCCTCTATGTGGCGCCGGCGCTCTGGATTCTGGCCGAGTCGGTGCTCCTCATCGTCGTGTTGCTGATCGGCGTCGCCTACCTGCTCTATGCCGACCGCAAGATCTGGGCGGCGGTGCAATTGCGGCGCGGCCCGAACGTCGTCGGTCCGTGGGGAACGCTGCAGGCCTTTGCCGATCTTCTGAAATTCGTCTTCAAGGAGCCGGTGATCCCGTCGGGCGCCAACAAGGGCGTGTTCCTTCTGGCGCCGCTGGTGTCGGCGGTGCTGGCGATCTCGGCCTGGGCGGTCATTCCGGTCAACGAGGGATGGGCGATCGCCAACATCAATGTCGGCATCCTCTATGTCTTCGCCATCTCCTCGCTCGAGGTCTACGGCGTGATCATGGGCGGCTGGGCCTCGAACTCCAAATACCCGTTCCTCGGCGCGCTGCGCTCGGCCGCGCAGATGGTGTCCTACGAAGTCTCGATCGGCTTCGTCATCGTCACCGTGCTGCTCTGCGTCGGCTCGCTCAACCTCTCCGACATCGTCATGTCGCAGCAGGACGGTCTCGGCACCAAGCTCGGCCTGCCCAACACCTTCCTCGACTGGCACTGGCTGTCGCTGCTGCCGATGTTCGTGGTGTTCTTCATCTCTGCGCTGGCCGAGACCAACCGCCCGCCTTTCGATCTTGTGGAGGCGGAATCGGAACTCGTCGCCGGCCATATGGTTGAATATTCGTCGACGCCGTTCCTGCTCTTCTTCCTCGGCGAGTATGTCGCCGTCGTCCTGATGTGCGCGCTGGCGACCATCCTGTTCCTCGGCGGCTGGCTGCCCCCGTTCAAC includes the following:
- the nuoG gene encoding NADH-quinone oxidoreductase subunit NuoG, translated to MAKLKVDGKEITVPDHYTLLQAAEDAGAEVPRFCFHERLSIAGNCRMCLIEVKGGPPKPQASCAMGVRDLRPGPNGEPPEIFTNTPMVKKAREGVMEFLLINHPLDCPICDQGGECDLQDQAMAFGVDSSRYHENKRAVEDKYIGPLVKTVMNRCIHCTRCVRFTTEVAGISELGLIGRGEDAEITTYLEQAMTSELQGNVIDLCPVGALTSKPFAFQARPWELTKTESIDVMDAVGSAIRVDSRGREVMRILPRVNEQVNEEWISDKTRFIWDGLRTQRLDRPYVRKNGKLAPASWAEAFAAIKDEVGKATPERIGAIAGDLAAVEEIYALKLLMAALGSKNIDCRQDGAALDPSLGRASYIFNPTIEGIEQADAVLIIGANPRFEASVLNARIRKRWRVGNLPVGVIGEIGDTRYDYELIGAGPESLKGLADGNGKFFEVLSKATHPLIIVGQGALARTDGAAVLGQAAKLAAAVNAVTADWNGFAVLHNAAARVGGLDVGFVPGEGGKDVASMLGDTDVLFLLGADEIDMARTGGAFVVYIGTHGDAGAHRANVILPAAAYTEKSGTYVNTEGRVQQTNRAGFAPGEAREDWAILRALSDVLGRKLPFDSLAQLRAKLYGEFPHLARIDQVLAGSADDVAKAAKLGGRLNKGTFTSPVKDFYLTNPIARASAVMAECSALAKSGFKQAAE
- the nuoH gene encoding NADH-quinone oxidoreductase subunit NuoH; the protein is METFFFLYVAPALWILAESVLLIVVLLIGVAYLLYADRKIWAAVQLRRGPNVVGPWGTLQAFADLLKFVFKEPVIPSGANKGVFLLAPLVSAVLAISAWAVIPVNEGWAIANINVGILYVFAISSLEVYGVIMGGWASNSKYPFLGALRSAAQMVSYEVSIGFVIVTVLLCVGSLNLSDIVMSQQDGLGTKLGLPNTFLDWHWLSLLPMFVVFFISALAETNRPPFDLVEAESELVAGHMVEYSSTPFLLFFLGEYVAVVLMCALATILFLGGWLPPFNFAPFTWVPGVIWFVLKICLMFFMFSMVKAFVPRYRYDQLMRLGWKVFLPISLFMVVATAAFLKITGFA